A genomic segment from Mucilaginibacter terrenus encodes:
- a CDS encoding glycogen/starch synthase produces MGKSKLLFITHEMSPFLELTKIAEITRQLPQAMQDKGFEIRILMPRFGNINERRNRLHEVIRLSGMNIIINDNDNPLIIKVASIPAARMQVYFLDNEEYFQRKHVFTDKDGKFYADNDERMIFFCKGALETVKKLGWAPDVVHCHGWMSALVPAYLKTTYKDDPTFKHSKVVYSIYENDFKDAMNPEFAQKAVMGDMTEANTELYKPATNSAMYAGAIQYSDGIVLASENIDADVLNNVKNSNKSVMEFVSTSDYENYYNFYDEITNDELVHVA; encoded by the coding sequence ATGGGTAAATCTAAGCTTTTGTTCATAACTCATGAAATGTCCCCTTTCCTCGAACTCACAAAAATTGCCGAAATAACACGCCAGCTTCCACAAGCCATGCAGGATAAAGGATTCGAAATCCGTATTCTTATGCCGCGTTTTGGTAATATCAACGAGAGAAGGAATCGTTTGCATGAAGTTATCCGCTTATCGGGTATGAACATTATCATCAACGATAATGACAACCCCCTTATCATCAAAGTGGCTTCTATACCTGCTGCACGCATGCAGGTTTACTTTTTAGATAACGAAGAGTACTTTCAGCGCAAGCACGTGTTTACCGATAAGGACGGAAAGTTCTATGCAGATAACGACGAACGCATGATCTTCTTCTGCAAGGGTGCGCTTGAGACCGTTAAAAAGTTAGGCTGGGCGCCTGATGTGGTACACTGCCATGGATGGATGAGCGCGCTGGTGCCTGCATACCTTAAAACAACTTACAAAGACGATCCTACTTTTAAACACTCCAAGGTTGTTTACTCTATCTATGAGAACGACTTTAAAGATGCTATGAACCCTGAGTTTGCACAGAAAGCAGTTATGGGTGATATGACAGAGGCTAATACTGAGCTATACAAACCGGCAACTAACTCCGCTATGTATGCAGGTGCTATCCAGTACAGCGATGGTATTGTTTTGGCCAGCGAGAACATTGATGCAGATGTGTTAAATAATGTTAAAAACAGCAATAAATCGGTAATGGAATTCGTTTCCACATCAGATTACGAAAATTATTACAATTTTTACGACGAAATAACCAATGACGAATTGGTGCACGTTGCATAA